A portion of the Mycobacterium paraseoulense genome contains these proteins:
- a CDS encoding cytochrome P450 has protein sequence MKERLHWLAMHGFIRGVATLGVRRGDLHARLIADPGVAENPAPFYDELRAAGPLVKGRVSYLTADHALAHELLRSDDFRVLVFGANLPRPLRWLERRTRDDLLHPLRAPSLLAVEPPDHTRYRKTVSAVFTPRAVAALRDRVEQTAAELLDSLAAESGGSQVVDIVGRYCSQLPVAIISDILGVPERERPRVLEFGELAAPSLDIGLTWQQYRRVQRGLAGFSSWLAGHLSQLRRAPTDNLMSQLIQIAESGSAETYLDASELQAIAGLVLAAGFETTVNLLGNGIRMLLDTPDHLDTLRRRPDLWPNAVEEILRLESPVQLTARMARGEVELAGERLDRGDLVLVYLAAANRDPSVFDEPHRFDIERANAGRHLAFSGGRHFCLGAALARAEGEVGLRTFFERFPEVRAAGAGSRRDTRVLRGWSSLPVALGPARSMARVTG, from the coding sequence GTGAAGGAACGATTGCACTGGTTGGCGATGCACGGGTTCATCCGGGGCGTCGCGACGCTCGGGGTCCGGCGGGGTGACTTGCACGCCAGGCTGATCGCCGACCCCGGGGTGGCCGAAAACCCGGCGCCCTTCTACGACGAACTTCGGGCCGCGGGGCCGTTGGTCAAGGGCCGCGTCAGTTACCTCACCGCCGACCATGCGCTCGCCCACGAGTTGCTGCGCTCCGACGACTTCCGCGTGCTGGTGTTCGGCGCGAACCTGCCGCGGCCGTTGCGCTGGCTGGAGCGCCGCACCCGCGACGACCTGCTGCACCCGCTCCGCGCGCCGTCGCTGCTCGCCGTCGAGCCGCCAGACCACACGCGCTACCGCAAGACGGTCTCGGCGGTCTTCACCCCCCGGGCGGTCGCCGCGTTGCGGGATCGGGTCGAGCAGACCGCGGCCGAACTGTTGGATTCGCTGGCCGCCGAGTCGGGCGGCTCCCAGGTCGTCGACATCGTCGGCCGGTATTGTTCGCAGCTTCCGGTCGCCATCATCAGCGACATCCTCGGCGTCCCCGAGCGGGAACGGCCGCGCGTCCTGGAATTCGGTGAACTCGCCGCACCGAGCCTGGATATCGGGCTGACGTGGCAGCAGTACCGCCGCGTGCAGCGCGGACTCGCCGGCTTCAGCTCCTGGCTCGCCGGGCACCTGAGCCAGTTACGGCGCGCACCGACCGACAACTTGATGAGCCAGCTGATCCAGATAGCCGAAAGCGGCTCGGCAGAAACCTATTTGGACGCCAGCGAGCTCCAAGCGATCGCCGGGCTGGTCTTGGCGGCCGGCTTCGAGACCACGGTCAACCTGCTGGGCAACGGGATTCGCATGCTGCTGGATACTCCCGATCACCTCGACACATTGCGCCGACGGCCCGACCTGTGGCCCAACGCCGTCGAGGAGATACTGCGGCTGGAGTCGCCGGTGCAGCTGACCGCCCGGATGGCGCGGGGCGAGGTCGAGCTGGCCGGCGAGCGGCTGGACCGGGGCGACTTGGTGCTCGTCTACCTGGCCGCCGCCAACCGCGACCCCTCCGTCTTCGACGAACCGCACCGCTTCGACATCGAAAGAGCCAACGCGGGAAGACATCTTGCGTTCTCCGGAGGCCGGCACTTCTGTCTGGGCGCGGCGCTGGCGCGCGCCGAGGGCGAAGTCGGACTGCGGACCTTCTTCGAACGTTTTCCCGAGGTGCGCGCGGCGGGCGCCGGCAGCAGGCGCGACACGCGCGTGCTGCGGGGCTGGTCGTCGCTGCCGGTGGCACTGGGGCCGGCGCGGTCGATGGCCCGCGTGACCGGCTAG
- the rpfC gene encoding resuscitation-promoting factor RpfC — protein sequence MKILCKPLVKSLAVGGFVAASIASSTGVATSAPTPNWDAIAQCESGGNWHANTGNGEYGGLQFKPGTWERYGGVGNPAAASREQQIAVANRVFADQGVEAWPKCGTASGLPIGWYSHPAQGIKEIINGLIQAATPH from the coding sequence ATGAAAATTCTCTGCAAGCCTCTCGTCAAGTCCCTGGCGGTCGGCGGGTTCGTTGCAGCGTCGATAGCTTCGTCCACCGGTGTGGCCACCTCGGCCCCCACGCCCAACTGGGACGCGATCGCCCAGTGCGAGTCCGGTGGCAACTGGCACGCCAACACCGGAAACGGTGAATACGGTGGGCTCCAATTCAAGCCTGGCACCTGGGAACGGTACGGCGGTGTCGGCAACCCCGCAGCTGCGTCCCGGGAGCAGCAAATCGCCGTCGCCAACCGGGTTTTCGCCGACCAAGGGGTCGAGGCGTGGCCGAAGTGCGGCACCGCCTCGGGCCTGCCGATCGGGTGGTACTCCCACCCCGCGCAGGGCATCAAGGAGATCATCAACGGGCTGATCCAGGCGGCGACCCCACACTGA
- a CDS encoding alcohol dehydrogenase catalytic domain-containing protein, which produces MPTHQAVRIQSVGGPLELADVETAPPGRDEVRIAVTACGICGTDRAFVNGGFPNMSWPLTPGHEIAGRIAELGDGVEGFAVGDRVAVGWFGGCCYHCDPCRKGIFIHCANGKVPSWHYPGGYAESVTVPVSSLARIPSELSDVEAAPMGCAGVTTYNALRHTKALPGDRVAILGVGGLGHLGLQFARAMGFETIAIARGTGKAEDARKLGAHHYIDSTRRDVSEALQALGGATVVLGTAGNSQAMADTVGGLAPQGELVTIGVTPDPLPISPVQLITPGLSVIGHPSGTAKDVEDTMHFAVLSGVRAWVEELPLAQAVEGYAALEEGRAHYRTVLTM; this is translated from the coding sequence ATGCCGACACATCAAGCCGTCCGGATCCAGTCCGTGGGCGGCCCACTCGAGCTCGCCGATGTCGAAACAGCGCCGCCCGGTCGTGACGAGGTGCGGATAGCGGTCACCGCGTGTGGGATATGCGGCACCGACCGTGCCTTCGTGAACGGCGGCTTTCCGAACATGTCGTGGCCGTTGACCCCGGGGCACGAAATCGCCGGGAGGATTGCCGAACTCGGCGACGGCGTCGAAGGGTTCGCGGTCGGCGACCGGGTGGCGGTGGGCTGGTTCGGCGGCTGCTGTTATCACTGCGATCCGTGCCGCAAGGGGATTTTCATCCACTGCGCGAACGGTAAGGTGCCGAGCTGGCACTACCCCGGCGGGTACGCGGAGTCGGTGACGGTACCGGTCAGCTCGCTGGCACGCATTCCGTCGGAGCTCTCCGATGTCGAGGCCGCGCCGATGGGCTGCGCGGGCGTCACGACCTACAACGCGCTGCGCCACACCAAGGCGTTGCCCGGTGATCGGGTGGCGATCCTCGGCGTCGGCGGGCTCGGCCACCTTGGCCTGCAGTTCGCCCGCGCGATGGGATTCGAGACGATCGCGATCGCGCGCGGCACCGGCAAGGCCGAGGACGCAAGGAAATTGGGCGCCCACCACTACATCGACTCCACCAGGCGTGACGTGTCCGAGGCGCTGCAGGCGCTGGGCGGGGCGACCGTCGTCCTGGGCACCGCGGGCAACTCGCAGGCCATGGCCGACACGGTCGGCGGTCTGGCGCCTCAGGGCGAACTGGTGACCATCGGCGTGACCCCCGATCCGCTGCCGATCAGCCCGGTCCAATTGATCACCCCGGGGCTCAGTGTGATCGGTCATCCCTCCGGCACGGCGAAAGACGTTGAAGACACCATGCATTTCGCGGTCCTGTCCGGTGTCCGGGCCTGGGTCGAGGAGTTGCCGCTCGCGCAGGCCGTCGAGGGCTACGCGGCGTTGGAAGAGGGCCGCGCGCACTACCGCACGGTGTTGACGATGTGA
- a CDS encoding cytochrome P450: MPTVEPTAKPVPNLPPGFDFTDPDVHAERLPVEELAELRRTAPIWWNEQPMGAGGFDDGGFWVVSKHKDVKEVSLRSDVFSSLQKTALPRYKDGTVGEQVERGKFVLLNMDAPQHTRLRKIISRAFTPRAIERLRGDLAERARRIVEEAAAEGRGDFVEQVSCELPLQAIAGLMGVPQEDRKKLFHWSNEMVGDQDPEFASNDAMTASVELIMYGMQMAAERAKNPGDDLVTKLVQADIDGHKLSDDEFGFFVILLAVAGNETTRNSITQGMMAFTDFPDQWELFKRERPASAADEIVRWATPVTSFQRTALQDYELSGVQIKKGQRVVMVYRSANFDEDVFDDPFTFNILRDPNPHVGFGGTGAHYCIGANLARMTIDLMFNAIADGIPNLESIGKPERLRSGWLNGIKHWQVDYHTAGAAK; this comes from the coding sequence ATGCCAACCGTCGAGCCAACCGCCAAGCCGGTCCCCAACCTTCCGCCCGGATTCGACTTCACCGACCCGGACGTCCACGCCGAGCGGCTGCCGGTTGAAGAGCTGGCCGAGCTGCGCCGAACCGCGCCGATCTGGTGGAACGAGCAGCCGATGGGGGCGGGCGGATTCGACGACGGCGGCTTCTGGGTGGTGTCCAAGCACAAGGACGTCAAAGAGGTTTCGCTGCGCAGCGACGTGTTCTCCAGCCTGCAGAAGACCGCGCTGCCACGCTACAAGGACGGCACGGTCGGCGAGCAGGTCGAACGCGGCAAGTTCGTCCTGCTCAATATGGATGCACCCCAACACACCCGGCTGCGCAAGATCATCTCGCGCGCCTTCACCCCCCGAGCCATCGAGCGCCTGCGCGGCGACCTCGCCGAGCGCGCCCGGCGCATCGTGGAGGAAGCGGCCGCCGAGGGGCGCGGTGACTTCGTCGAGCAGGTGTCGTGCGAGCTGCCGTTGCAGGCCATCGCCGGGTTGATGGGCGTGCCCCAGGAAGACCGCAAGAAGCTTTTCCACTGGTCCAACGAAATGGTCGGTGACCAGGACCCCGAGTTCGCCAGCAACGACGCCATGACCGCGTCCGTCGAACTCATCATGTACGGCATGCAGATGGCCGCCGAGCGGGCCAAGAATCCGGGCGATGACCTGGTCACCAAGCTGGTCCAGGCCGACATCGACGGCCACAAGCTGTCCGACGACGAGTTCGGTTTCTTCGTGATCCTGCTCGCGGTGGCCGGCAACGAGACCACCCGCAACTCCATCACCCAGGGCATGATGGCCTTCACCGATTTCCCCGATCAGTGGGAGCTGTTCAAGCGGGAGCGTCCCGCCAGCGCGGCCGACGAGATCGTCCGGTGGGCCACCCCGGTGACGTCCTTCCAGCGCACCGCGCTTCAGGACTACGAACTGTCGGGCGTGCAGATCAAGAAGGGGCAGCGGGTGGTCATGGTCTACCGCTCCGCCAATTTCGACGAGGACGTGTTCGACGACCCGTTCACCTTCAACATCCTGCGCGACCCCAACCCGCACGTGGGATTCGGTGGCACCGGTGCGCACTACTGCATCGGGGCGAACCTGGCGCGGATGACCATCGACCTGATGTTCAACGCGATCGCCGACGGCATCCCCAACCTGGAGTCGATCGGAAAGCCGGAGCGGCTCCGGTCGGGCTGGCTCAATGGGATCAAGCACTGGCAGGTCGACTACCACACCGCCGGCGCGGCGAAATGA
- the ag85B gene encoding diacylglycerol acyltransferase/mycolyltransferase Ag85B, with product MTDLSEMVRAWGRRLLVGAAAAVTLPGLIGLAGGAPTAGAFSRPGLPVEYLQVPSAGMGRNIKVQFQSGGNGSPAVYLLDGLRAQDDYNGWDINTPAFEWYYQSGLSIVMPVGGQSSFYSDWYSPACGKAGCSTYKWETFLTSELPQYLASNKSVKSTGSAAVGISMAGSSALILAAYHPNQFIYAGSLSALMDPSQGMGPSLIGLAMGDAGGYKASDMWGPSSDPAWQRNDPSLQIPKLVGNNTRLWIYCGNGTPSELGGANMPAEFLENFVRSSNLKFQDAYNAAGGHNAVFNFNANGTHSWEYWGAQLNAMKPDLQGTLGATPGGGG from the coding sequence ATGACAGATCTGAGCGAGATGGTCCGGGCCTGGGGGCGCCGGCTTTTAGTCGGTGCGGCAGCGGCTGTCACCCTGCCGGGCCTGATCGGTCTTGCCGGCGGCGCGCCGACCGCGGGAGCGTTCTCGCGCCCGGGCCTGCCCGTCGAATATCTGCAGGTGCCGTCGGCGGGGATGGGGCGCAACATCAAGGTCCAATTCCAGAGCGGCGGCAACGGCTCCCCCGCGGTGTACCTCCTGGACGGCTTGCGCGCCCAGGACGACTACAACGGCTGGGACATCAACACCCCCGCCTTCGAGTGGTACTACCAGTCGGGCCTGTCGATCGTCATGCCCGTCGGTGGCCAGTCCAGCTTCTACAGCGACTGGTACAGCCCGGCGTGCGGCAAGGCCGGCTGCTCGACCTACAAATGGGAGACCTTCCTGACCAGTGAGCTCCCGCAGTACCTGGCCTCCAACAAGAGCGTCAAGTCCACGGGCAGCGCCGCGGTCGGCATCTCGATGGCCGGATCGTCGGCGCTGATCCTGGCCGCCTACCACCCGAACCAGTTCATCTACGCGGGTTCGCTGTCGGCCCTGATGGACCCCTCGCAGGGCATGGGACCCTCCCTGATCGGCCTCGCGATGGGTGACGCCGGCGGCTACAAGGCGAGCGACATGTGGGGCCCCTCGAGCGACCCCGCGTGGCAGCGCAACGACCCCTCACTGCAGATCCCCAAGCTGGTAGGCAACAACACCCGGCTCTGGATCTACTGCGGTAACGGCACACCGTCGGAGCTGGGCGGGGCCAACATGCCCGCCGAGTTCCTGGAGAACTTCGTACGCAGCAGCAACCTGAAGTTCCAGGACGCCTACAACGCTGCCGGCGGCCACAACGCGGTGTTCAACTTCAACGCCAACGGCACCCACAGCTGGGAGTACTGGGGAGCGCAGCTCAACGCCATGAAGCCGGACCTGCAGGGCACCCTGGGTGCCACCCCCGGCGGCGGCGGATAG
- a CDS encoding nuclear transport factor 2 family protein: protein MISVEDVVLGLWQALSRRDWDAVKTFLSDDCLYVDMPVPALSARGPEDIVKRLKMGLEPLAGYENHDGVLVSNGSDVMYEHSETWTFTSGEQGVLRFVTVHEVADGKITVWKDYWDMNSLVAFAPPNHFENLASADTSWVFDATGMV, encoded by the coding sequence ATGATCTCGGTCGAGGATGTCGTCCTCGGTTTGTGGCAGGCACTCTCCCGGCGGGACTGGGACGCGGTCAAGACCTTCCTGTCCGATGACTGCCTCTACGTCGACATGCCGGTTCCGGCCTTGTCGGCGCGCGGACCGGAAGACATCGTCAAGCGGCTCAAGATGGGCCTCGAGCCGCTGGCGGGCTACGAAAACCACGACGGTGTGCTGGTGTCCAACGGTTCCGACGTCATGTACGAGCATTCCGAGACGTGGACGTTCACGTCGGGCGAGCAGGGTGTGCTGAGATTCGTCACGGTCCACGAGGTCGCGGACGGCAAGATCACCGTCTGGAAAGACTATTGGGACATGAACAGCCTGGTGGCCTTCGCTCCCCCGAACCACTTCGAGAACCTGGCGAGCGCGGACACTAGCTGGGTGTTTGACGCCACAGGGATGGTCTGA
- a CDS encoding YceI family protein, giving the protein MSELWTLTPSDGELSIRTGVTGRAARMGHRLTIAMTRWEVTVAWAGAEPLSAELAVEVGSLEVVRGEGGVKGLSGPEKAVVKSNALKSLDAGRFPEIRYAAETIEKAADGYRLTGKLHIRGKSRTHVVDVRTEDLGDAWRMTVESTVRQTDYGVKPYSLLMGSLQVADDVSVSFIATHAKDA; this is encoded by the coding sequence GTGAGCGAGCTATGGACCCTCACCCCATCCGACGGTGAGTTGTCGATCCGCACCGGCGTCACCGGCAGGGCAGCGCGGATGGGCCATCGGCTCACCATCGCGATGACGCGCTGGGAGGTCACGGTGGCTTGGGCGGGCGCCGAACCGCTCAGCGCGGAGTTGGCCGTCGAGGTCGGCTCTCTCGAGGTGGTGCGCGGCGAGGGTGGGGTCAAGGGCCTGTCCGGCCCGGAAAAGGCCGTGGTGAAATCGAACGCGTTGAAGTCGTTGGACGCTGGCAGGTTTCCCGAGATCCGTTATGCCGCAGAGACCATCGAGAAGGCCGCCGACGGGTACCGTCTGACCGGCAAGCTGCACATCCGCGGCAAGTCCCGAACGCACGTCGTCGATGTGCGCACCGAAGATCTTGGTGACGCGTGGCGGATGACGGTCGAATCCACGGTTCGGCAAACGGATTACGGTGTCAAGCCGTACTCACTGCTGATGGGTTCGCTCCAGGTCGCCGACGACGTTTCGGTGTCCTTCATCGCGACTCATGCGAAAGACGCCTGA
- a CDS encoding DMT family transporter gives MLKSDIAVVLALCAALASAIGAVSRQQSAHEVTDGPVGHWELFRMSLRDSRWWLGGGGAVANYSLQAAALELGSVMLVTALQVTALLFALPVNARLTHQRVTRWQWMWATVLAVALAMVVTVGDPKAGQSQGSLTTWTVVALVLGPLLVCCVLGARIWPGPRAAVLLAVVAGSSLALFAVLTKAVVAAAGHGFGALLCAPEFYVWILAALAGMIFQQSSFRAGALTASMPSVTVAKPAVASVLGIVVLGETLNADGVGMIVLASAVIVVIVAIVALARGEAHTAALSSEQNAETSDQATGPETLTRPRVTFGPRRHRHLFLASAAARAA, from the coding sequence GTGTTGAAGTCGGATATCGCGGTTGTGCTCGCCCTGTGCGCCGCGCTGGCATCCGCGATCGGCGCGGTGAGCCGTCAACAGTCCGCGCATGAGGTCACCGACGGACCAGTCGGCCACTGGGAGTTGTTCCGCATGTCGTTGCGCGACTCCCGGTGGTGGCTCGGCGGCGGGGGAGCCGTTGCCAACTACAGCCTGCAAGCCGCCGCGCTGGAGCTCGGGTCGGTGATGTTGGTGACGGCGCTGCAGGTGACGGCGCTGCTCTTCGCCCTGCCGGTCAATGCGCGGCTGACCCATCAGCGGGTGACCCGCTGGCAGTGGATGTGGGCGACGGTGCTCGCCGTCGCTTTGGCGATGGTCGTCACGGTTGGCGACCCGAAGGCCGGGCAGTCGCAGGGGTCGCTGACAACCTGGACTGTGGTGGCCCTGGTGTTGGGTCCGCTACTGGTGTGCTGTGTCCTGGGTGCGCGCATTTGGCCCGGTCCGCGGGCGGCTGTACTGCTGGCGGTGGTGGCCGGTTCGTCGCTGGCCCTGTTCGCGGTGCTAACCAAAGCTGTCGTCGCGGCGGCCGGACATGGTTTCGGGGCGCTGCTGTGCGCGCCAGAGTTCTATGTCTGGATACTGGCGGCGTTGGCGGGGATGATCTTTCAGCAGTCATCGTTTCGCGCGGGTGCGCTGACCGCCTCAATGCCGTCGGTGACCGTGGCCAAACCAGCGGTGGCATCGGTTCTGGGCATCGTGGTGCTCGGCGAGACCCTCAACGCCGATGGCGTGGGCATGATCGTCCTGGCGTCGGCCGTGATCGTGGTGATCGTCGCGATAGTGGCTCTAGCCCGCGGCGAGGCCCATACGGCGGCGCTCAGTAGCGAGCAAAACGCGGAGACCTCTGATCAGGCTACGGGGCCCGAGACGCTAACCCGGCCGCGCGTAACGTTCGGTCCGCGGCGCCATCGACACCTGTTCTTGGCGAGCGCAGCTGCTCGTGCCGCATGA
- a CDS encoding DUF7159 family protein produces MDTVLGLSVTPTAIGWVLAEGHGADGTILDHRELALDAGRGARAAGTAEQVADEIARVEAQAAASDHRLRIIGVTWSDEASAQAALLLEVLTDAGFDNIVPVRQLEAVETLAQAIAPVIGYEQTAVCILEHDSTAVVMVDTHGGETQTATKRVRGGFDGLTRWLTGMFDRNGWQPGGVVVVGAHSDIDGFSWHLENTLPVPVFVQSMAQVTIARGAALAAARSTEFTDDQLVVHPGVPVTTPTAPRKMPYTGAVTTLAAGVLTFVSSISLAVGFQLAPASNAAPRHAVHTPPTQIAEAVAPPPPVVAPLTPQPKAPVSEPITESAAPDVQQPDPNGQHSYLTRVLQHIPADAGDPTGDSAPQPPAQPQP; encoded by the coding sequence TTGGACACGGTACTTGGGCTGTCAGTGACGCCGACCGCTATTGGGTGGGTGCTCGCTGAGGGGCACGGCGCGGACGGCACCATCCTGGATCATCGGGAGCTGGCGCTGGACGCCGGCCGCGGTGCGCGCGCCGCCGGTACCGCGGAGCAAGTGGCGGACGAGATCGCGCGGGTGGAAGCGCAGGCGGCCGCGAGCGACCATCGGCTGCGGATCATCGGGGTCACCTGGAGCGACGAGGCATCCGCGCAGGCCGCCCTGCTGCTCGAAGTGCTGACCGACGCGGGCTTCGACAACATCGTGCCCGTCCGGCAACTCGAAGCCGTCGAGACGTTGGCCCAGGCCATCGCACCGGTCATCGGCTACGAGCAGACCGCGGTCTGCATCCTCGAACACGACTCGACGGCCGTCGTCATGGTCGACACCCACGGCGGCGAAACGCAAACGGCCACCAAGCGGGTACGCGGCGGCTTCGACGGGCTGACTCGTTGGCTGACCGGCATGTTCGACCGCAACGGATGGCAGCCGGGCGGCGTTGTGGTCGTGGGCGCGCACAGCGACATCGACGGTTTCTCCTGGCACCTCGAAAATACGCTGCCCGTACCGGTTTTCGTGCAATCGATGGCGCAGGTGACCATCGCGCGGGGCGCGGCGCTCGCTGCGGCCCGGAGCACCGAGTTCACCGACGACCAACTGGTCGTGCACCCCGGGGTACCGGTCACCACGCCCACGGCACCGCGCAAGATGCCGTACACCGGGGCCGTGACCACCCTGGCCGCCGGGGTGCTCACCTTCGTCTCGTCGATATCGCTCGCGGTGGGCTTTCAGCTGGCTCCGGCCAGCAACGCCGCCCCGCGGCACGCGGTGCATACGCCGCCAACACAGATCGCTGAGGCTGTAGCGCCGCCGCCCCCGGTCGTCGCGCCGCTGACACCGCAGCCGAAAGCTCCTGTCAGCGAACCGATCACGGAATCCGCCGCGCCGGACGTGCAGCAGCCGGACCCCAACGGCCAGCACTCCTACCTGACCCGAGTGCTCCAGCACATACCGGCCGACGCCGGCGACCCGACGGGTGATTCGGCGCCGCAGCCGCCCGCCCAGCCGCAGCCCTGA
- a CDS encoding chorismate mutase — MANRRTTLVARCCGGVVVGLAILAAPPARADGTSSLTKLVDAAAQRLQIAEPVAAFKWTTHGVVEDQGRVQQELAKMAAQASAQHIDPDYVTSVFGDQISATEGIEYSRFAQWKLDPGSAPTESADLSASRSAIDDLNQVMLSQVVAHWDLLHSPACAAQLDVARRDVVRGRGLDGLYQRALALATRSYCQQ, encoded by the coding sequence ATGGCCAACCGCCGCACCACGCTCGTCGCCCGCTGCTGCGGCGGCGTGGTCGTCGGGCTGGCGATTCTGGCGGCACCGCCGGCGAGAGCGGACGGGACGAGCTCACTGACCAAGTTGGTCGACGCCGCCGCGCAGCGCCTACAGATCGCCGAGCCGGTGGCGGCCTTCAAGTGGACCACCCACGGGGTCGTCGAAGACCAGGGCCGCGTCCAGCAAGAACTCGCGAAAATGGCCGCCCAGGCCTCGGCCCAGCACATCGACCCCGATTACGTGACCTCGGTCTTCGGCGACCAGATCAGCGCGACCGAAGGCATCGAATACAGCCGGTTCGCACAATGGAAGCTCGATCCGGGATCGGCCCCGACCGAGTCGGCCGACCTGTCGGCGTCGCGGTCAGCGATCGACGACCTCAATCAAGTGATGCTGTCCCAGGTGGTGGCCCACTGGGACCTGCTGCATTCGCCGGCGTGCGCCGCGCAGCTCGACGTCGCCAGGCGCGACGTGGTCCGCGGGCGCGGCCTCGACGGCCTCTATCAACGGGCGCTGGCGTTAGCAACGCGGTCATATTGCCAGCAATAA
- a CDS encoding lipoprotein LpqH, with product MQNRLLTVVLVLAAVVSVAGCGGAQTVPRKAARLTIDGATHTARPPACSQTQQYRTIDIKDRDGGVEAVVLTSGYRVMPQWVKIRNVDGFTGSFWEGGVGDAHADVTNDAYTITGSAYGINSSNPNKTVTTEFKIIAEC from the coding sequence GTGCAAAATCGCTTGCTCACAGTCGTTTTGGTCCTGGCGGCGGTGGTCAGCGTCGCCGGTTGCGGCGGTGCGCAGACGGTACCCCGAAAAGCGGCCCGCCTGACCATCGACGGCGCCACCCACACCGCACGCCCTCCGGCGTGCAGCCAGACCCAGCAGTACCGCACCATCGACATCAAGGACCGTGACGGCGGCGTCGAGGCGGTCGTTCTGACCAGTGGTTACCGGGTGATGCCCCAGTGGGTGAAGATCCGCAACGTCGACGGGTTCACCGGCAGCTTCTGGGAAGGCGGCGTGGGCGACGCGCACGCCGACGTCACCAACGACGCGTACACGATCACCGGCAGCGCTTACGGCATCAACAGCAGCAACCCCAACAAAACCGTGACGACAGAATTCAAGATCATCGCGGAGTGCTGA
- a CDS encoding SRPBCC family protein, whose product MCLDQAMEGSATVHMAASADKIWDLIAHVGNIGRFSPEVFEAEWLGDASGPVLGARFRGHVRRNEIGPVYWTTCEVTACEPGREFGFAVLLGDRAVNNWHYRLAPSGGGTDVTESFRLNPAPWIGLYWLFGGFLRKRRNVRDMTKTLNRIKDVVEAD is encoded by the coding sequence CTGTGTTTGGATCAGGCCATGGAAGGTTCGGCCACCGTTCACATGGCGGCGTCTGCGGACAAGATCTGGGATCTGATCGCACACGTCGGCAACATCGGGCGGTTCTCCCCCGAGGTGTTTGAGGCCGAATGGCTGGGCGACGCGAGCGGCCCGGTCCTTGGCGCCAGATTCCGCGGTCATGTGCGGCGTAACGAGATCGGGCCGGTGTATTGGACGACGTGCGAGGTCACCGCGTGTGAACCGGGCCGCGAATTCGGCTTTGCGGTGCTGCTCGGCGACCGGGCGGTCAACAACTGGCACTACCGATTGGCGCCCAGCGGTGGCGGCACGGACGTGACCGAGTCTTTCCGGCTCAACCCCGCGCCGTGGATCGGCCTCTACTGGCTGTTCGGTGGTTTTCTGCGCAAGCGGCGCAACGTCCGCGACATGACCAAAACCCTGAACCGCATCAAAGATGTGGTCGAGGCGGACTGA
- a CDS encoding SDR family oxidoreductase, protein MKSVFITGAGSGMGREGAKLFHAKGWRVGAVDRNAEGLTTLQQELGGERLWTRQVDVTDRAALEGALADFCADDRGLDMMWNNAGIGESGWFEDVPYEAAMRVVDINYKAVLTGAYASLPYLKKAPGSLMFSTSSSSATYGMPRLAVYSSTKHAVKGLTEALSVEWQRHGVRVADVLPGLIDTAILTTTTNHSDGGTPMTAAELRAAAPKKGMLRLMPASSVAETAWQAYHNPKRLHWYVPRGIRLIDLFKGLSPEFVRRSIVKSLPALMPKRQ, encoded by the coding sequence GTGAAATCGGTCTTCATCACGGGCGCGGGCAGCGGCATGGGCCGGGAGGGCGCAAAGCTGTTCCACGCCAAGGGCTGGCGGGTCGGCGCCGTGGACCGCAACGCCGAGGGCCTGACCACCCTGCAACAAGAACTGGGTGGCGAGCGGCTGTGGACCCGCCAGGTCGACGTGACGGACAGGGCGGCGCTGGAGGGCGCCCTGGCCGACTTCTGCGCCGACGACCGCGGCCTCGACATGATGTGGAACAACGCCGGCATCGGTGAATCCGGGTGGTTCGAGGACGTGCCATACGAGGCCGCCATGCGCGTCGTCGACATCAATTACAAGGCGGTGCTCACCGGCGCCTACGCATCGTTGCCGTACCTGAAGAAGGCGCCCGGCAGCCTGATGTTCTCGACGTCGTCCTCGTCGGCGACGTACGGCATGCCGCGCCTGGCCGTGTATTCGTCGACCAAGCACGCGGTCAAGGGCCTGACCGAGGCGCTGAGCGTGGAGTGGCAGCGACACGGGGTGCGGGTCGCGGACGTGCTGCCCGGCCTGATCGACACGGCAATCCTGACCACGACGACCAACCACTCCGACGGCGGCACGCCCATGACGGCGGCGGAACTGCGCGCCGCCGCGCCCAAGAAGGGCATGCTGCGGTTGATGCCGGCCAGCAGTGTGGCGGAAACGGCATGGCAGGCTTACCACAACCCGAAGCGGTTGCATTGGTACGTGCCCCGGGGCATCCGGTTGATCGACTTGTTCAAGGGGCTGAGTCCGGAATTCGTGCGACGCAGCATCGTCAAGTCGCTGCCCGCGCTGATGCCGAAGCGGCAGTAA